DNA from Fundidesulfovibrio terrae:
CCCTGCCCGGCATGACCGCCACGAGCCTGCTTCCCAAGGCGGCCGCCGCCGTGGGGCTGGACTTCCCGGCGCTCATCGCCCGGCTCATCGAGCTGGGACTGACCGCCTGACGATGCGGCGCGGGGACGGACCGCCCGCCCGGGCCTTCCCCGGATGCGCTGTGAGCCGCGCGCACCGGCGTACCGCGGCCCATTTCCCGAAGACCGCAAACCGCATTCCGTGCTGGACGAACAGGGGTCCGGCATTATATAGAGCCAACCCGGCTTAAGGCCCGCCATTTCATGCCGCGTACGCGGCGTCTGGAGCATCAATGAAAGCGTTTCTCGCCCTTGAAGACGGCACCTGGTTCGAAGGTGAGTCGTTCACCGGTCCCGGCCGCGCCGGAGGAGAGGTGATCTTCAATACCGGCATGACCGGCTACCAGGAGGTCCTCACCGACCCCTCCTACGTCGGCCAGATGGTCTGCATGACATATCCCCATATCGGCAACTACGGCGTCAACTTAGACGACGTGGAATCCGACCGCATCCGCGTCGAAGCCTTCATCGTCAAGGAATGCTGCAAGGAGCCCTCCAACTGGCGGGCCAAGGAAACCCTGCCCGAATACCTGCGCCGCCATAACGTGGTGGGCATCGAGGGCATCGACACCCGCGCGCTCACCCGGCACCTGCGCCTGCACGGCGCCCAGCGCGGCATCATCGCAACCGATTGCAAGGACCCCGCCGACCTGGTCAAACAGGCCCGCGACCTGCCCCCCATGGAGGGCCTGGGACTGGCCGACGCCGTGACCCCGAAGGAGCCCTACATCTGGGACGGCAAGGGTCCCAGAACCGTCACCCTGAACGCGGACGGCACCTATGACTGGCCCGGCACGGGTCCGCGCGTGGTGGCCTTCGACTGCGGCATCAAGTGGAACATCCTGCGCCTGCTCGTGGGCGTGGGCCTGGACCTTCTGGTGGTGCCCGCCTTCTTCACCGCCGATCAGGTGAAGAAGATCAATCCCGAGTCGGTGTTCCTCTCCAGCGGCCCCGGCGACCCGGCCGCCCTCACCGACATGGTGCACGCCACGAGCCTGCTCCTGGACAGCTACCCCACCGCGGGCATTTGCCTGGGGCATCAGCTGCTGGGCTTGGCTCTCGGCGGCAAGACCTACAAGCTCAAGTTCGGCCACCACGGCCTGAACCATCCGGTGAAGGAACTGGCCACCGGGCACATCGAAATATCCTCCCAGAACCACGGGTTCTGCGTAGACATCAATACGCTCAAGGACGTGGAACTCACCCACGTCAACTTGAACGACAACACCCTTGAGGGCTTCGCCCACACCAAGAAGCCCATCATCGCCATCCAGTACCACCCCGAGGCGGGCCCCGGACCGCACGACAGCCGCTCGTTCTTCGGGCGCTACCGGGACATGCTGCGCAGGGAGCTTGGCCGCTAAACTTCAGACTGGAGGTGGTGGATGTCCGCAGAACTCACCAAGGCCAGGAACCAGATCACCCAGGTGAACACGTTCCTCAAGCAGGCCAAGCCGCTCCCGGCGGTGACGGCCCTGCACGAGGCGGTTCTGGCCATGCTCAAGGCCCAGCTCATGAAGGCCGAGCGGGACGAGTTCTGCAAGCTCATCGAGCAGGCAGTCTACCAGCTCAACAACAGCAAGGAGCTCCGGCAGCTCTACCCGCTGGTCCTCCCCTACACGGCCGGGGAGGAAAAGGAGCTGCTGGAGCGTCTGCGCGAACTCTTGCGCGAACTCCAGACCAACACCGTGGACCTAGCCCAGGCCCAGATCGAGGTGCGCCAGAAGCGCCGGGCCGAGGGGCTGAGAATCGGCAAGCAGCAGTTGGACAACAAGGAATTCGATCCAGCCCGCAAGACGCTGGGCGGGCTGGTGAAGGAATTCCCCAACGACGCCCCTCTTCGGGCCGAGGTGGCCGAATTGTTCATCCAGGCGGAACTCTTCGAGGACGCCTTCAAGTACCTGGACGAAGCTCTCGGACTCTCCCCGGACCAGCTGCACCTGTACAACCGCATCGGCATCGTGCTCAGAAAGCTCGGCCAGTTCGACGTGGGCGAGAAGTACTTCATGCGGGCCGTCAACTACGCCAAGAACGACCCCAACCTCTATTTCAACCTGGGCCGGCTCTACATCGACTGGGAAAAGTTCGATAAGGTGGAACGGGCCGCCAAGCTGGCCCTCAAGCTCAATCCTGAATTTCAGGAAGCCCAGAAGATGCTCTGCTTCGCCATCAAGAAGCAGGGCAAGAAGGTGGATTGACCGCCGCCGTCACGTCCTCCATCGAGGCCGACGTTCTGATCCTCGGCGCAGGCCTGGCCGGACTGCGGGCCGCCCTCTCCTGCCTGGAGGCATCTCCATCCTTGCGCCTGGCCGTGGCCAGCCCGTCGTCCGGGCCGTCCGGCTCCTCCTTCGCCAACGTCAACGACGCCCTGGGCATGCACGCCTGCCTCACGGACCAGGACCGCGAGGACTACGTGCGCGAAGTTTTGGCCCTCAATCGGGGAGCATGGCTCTCCCCGGAGCTTCTGGCTGTCCAGGCCGAGGAGTCCGAGGCGCGCCTGCGCGACCTCATGGCCCTGGGCGTGCCCTTCACCCGCGACGCATCGGGGAAGCCCCTGGCGCACTCCTCCTGTTTCTCTCCCGGCTCCCGCCGGGCCTTCGTGTTCACCGGCCTGTCCAAGGCTTACGAATGTTTCACCACGCGACTGAGGGCGCTCGGCTGCCGCTTCCTGCACGGATTCCAGGCCGCGTCCGTCCTGAGCGATCCTGCGCGCGGCGCGCTCCTGATGCCCTGCGGCGCAGTCGAGTCGGGCCACGCATCCGCCCGGGCAGAGTGCGGCGGCCCACCACGCCCGGGCCAGCACGGGCCAATCCTCGTGCGCGCCAGGGCCGTGGTCGCCGCCATGGGCGGACCGGCCCGGCTTTTCGCCCACTCCATGGCCGGCCCGAACCCCGGCTTCGGCCAGGGCGTACTCGCGCGCACGGGCGCGCGCATGGCCAACCTGGGGTTCCTCCAATACATGTGGGGGACGCTTCCCGGAAAAACCTTCTGGCAGCCGGGAGTACTCGGCGCGGGCGGCTACCATCTGGCGAGTCCCGGCAGCCCGGAGAATCCACCCGTGCCCCCCGTTCCGGTTGAGGAACTGATCCCAGGGATTGGAGAACTGAGCGCCCGGCGCGCGGGACACTGCCCCTACGGCTACTCCCTGGAGGATTCGGCCATCGATCTGGCCCTGGCCGAGGGACTGGACAGCGCAGGCGTCGCCACCCTGCTCGCACCCGACGGTACGCCCCTGCGCGTGGCACCCATGGCCCACGCCAGCAACGGCGGGGCCGTCATCGACGAGCACGGCCAGACGAGCGTTCCGGGAATTCTGGCCTGCGGCGAATGCGCCACAGGCATGCACGGCGCCAACCGTGTGGGAGGGGGGATGGTGCTGGCCACGCAGGTGTTCGGGCACAGAGCCGGGGTCCGCGCCGCCCTGATCGCGGAAAATTCCTGCACAGAGGATTCGGGGACGGCCCGATGCGCGGAACTGCCCGCCGACGAGGACGAACGGCGCGAAGGGCTGGACTGGCTGGCGAGAGGGCTTTCGCGCTACGCCGCGCTCGGCGGCAGACCCGGCCATGCGGCTTTCACCGCCCAGGTCCGGCGGCAACTGGAGCAGGCTCGCGACTGGCGGGTGTCCCTCTCCCTGGAGACCGGCCTGGGCATTCTTTCGAATCTCCCCGTCGCGTGACGATGCCCCCCTTGTCCGGACAGCTCTACCAGATTGACTTCTGAACGGCCTCCAACGTACACGACGGCGAGTAAAACTCCCTCACCGAAACGGTAATCCAATGCGCCTTGCGACCGCCATTCTTTTCATAGCATCCATTTTTCTCACGGCAAAATACGCCTCTTGTGCTGAAACATATGCTTTCTCCGTACAATCTGACCAGCACCTTGAATTCGCCCGGGAGATATGTATCGAGGCATTGAAAACGTCTGGAGTGAATGCGGTCTGGAATCTTTTTCCGGTTGCTCCGGAAACACGCCTGAATGTCGAATTGCAGCAGGGGAACCTCAATCTTGCGTTCATCCCACCCAACAGTGAACGGCTCGAGATGGAAAAACAGGGAGCCGTCAAGGCCATACGGATTCCGCTTGAACGAGGCCTACTCGGATACAGGATATGCTTGGTGAAAGAGTCACGACGCGACATCCTAAAGGATGTCGCGTCACCTGAAGACCTTCGGAAATTCGTGGTGGGACAGGGAACCGGCTGGAGCGACGCCGACATCTACACGAAGCTGGGAATCCGGGTCGTGGCCGCACCGTTCGGAAACACCTCTCATCCGCTGTTGGCGCTCTCCTCGGGGCATTTCGACATCCTGCCGCTGGGCGTCAGCGAGTACGAAAGGTTTCTCAGACAATTCACCGCCCATGGCGGCGCGGGCATCGTGGCCGACCGGCACCTGCTCATCCGGTATCCGTGGTACCGCTACATCTGGGTGTCGATGACCGCGCCCAACGGTGCTCTTCTCTGGGAAGCCCTGGACAAGGGACTCGCGCGAATCGTGGCCGACGGGACCTTCGAAAAGATCTACGAAAAATACCGGGGCAAGACCGGAATACCCTCCCTGGCCGGAAGAAGGATCATCGACCTGCCCAGCCCCTACGAGAGCATGGAGGACGTGGACCCCAGGTTCAGGCGTCTGATCATCCGGCCGCAATGAGCCGTCTGCCCAGTTCCAGGGCGGCCAGGAAGCTCCCCATGTCCGCCGTGTCCCGGCCCACGAGGTCGTAGCCCGTGCCGTGGTCCACGGAGGTGCGCACGAAGGGCAGGCCCAGGGTGACGTTGACGGCCTCCCCGAAGTGCACGAGCTTGAGCGGCGCGAGCCCCTGGTCGTGGTACATGGCCAGCACGGCCGGGAATTCGCCCTCGTAAGCACGCCGGAAAATGGTATCCGCCGGGAACGGCCCGGCGACTTCCAGCCCCAGCGACCGGGCCTGTTCCATGGCCGGTACGATGACCCGCCCCTCTTCGTCGCCGATTTTGCCCGATTCCCCAGCGTGGGGATTCAGGCCGCACACGGCCACCGGCCCGGGAAGGCCCAGGCGGCGCACGTGATTCACCGTCAGTTGCAGGCAGCGCAGCACCTTTTCGCGCGTGACCAGCTCCGGAACCAGCCTGAGCGGCGGATGCGTGGTGACCAGGCTCACCCTGAGTTTCGGCCCGCACAGGTGCATGCAAACCCCATCGCGCCCAACGCTTGCTCTTTCGGCCAGAAATTCCGTATGGCCGGGAAAATTGAACCCGGCCTCCTGGAGCCCGGCCTTGTTCAGCGGACAGGTGACGATCCCGCTCGCCTGGCCGTTCATGAGCAGGTCGCAAGCCAGGGACAGCGACAGCCCGGCGGCCAGCCCGCCCGAGGCCGAGAACTGTCCCGGCGCGGGAATGAACGATTCCAGCCCGGCCGGCTCCAGCAGGTGCATGCCCGGCTCCAGGCAGTCCAGCCCTGTGCCGGGACGTCCCTGGTCCGGGGCCGCGTCCGCTTCGTTGCGCCTGCCCGCGCCTTCTCCGGTGGCAAGCCCGTCGTCCAGCCGCTTCCAGGGCGTGCCTATGCCCAGGCGGCGGGCATGCACTTCCAGGGCGGCCTCCGGGCCGATCATGACCAAACTGTCGCTTATCACGGGATTCGCCGCCAACCAGCGGCAGACCAGTTCGGGGCCGAGCCCGTTGGGGTCGCCCAGGGTCAAAAGAATCGTCTGGCTCATGGGAACACGCAGCTCACGGATATCATTGCAAATTATATGGGATCTCAAAGGGAGGAACTCCCTTTGGCCGCCGGAGGCATCTTCCTCTTCCTGCCTTTCTTCCCCTGCTATTCGGCCTTCAAAAAGACCGCTCCAAGCGGCGGCAGGGTCAGCTCCACGAAATACGGCCACAGGCCTATCTCGGCCTTGCGGGCGTGGACGCCCCCGGCGTTGCCCGCGCCGGAACCGCCGTACTCCATGGCGTCGGAATTGAAAACCTCCCGCCAGAAGCCTTCATGGCGCGAGCCCAGGCTGTAATGCCCGCGAACGACCGGGGTGAAGTTATACACGCACATGAGCTGCGAGCCGTCACGGGCCTTGCGCAGGAAGCTTATGACCGAGGACTGGTAGTCCGACAGGTCGATCCATTCGAAACCGCTCCACTCGTTGTCCAGTTCATGCAGGGCGGCCTCGGAACGGTACAAGGCGTTCAGGTCCGCAAGCGTCCGGGCGAGGCCCTGGTGGGCGGGGAACTCCGTGAGCGCCCAGTCCAGTGGTTCGCGGCTGGACCACTCGCGCCACTGGCCGAACTCCCCCCCCATGAACAGGAGCTTCTTGCCGGGGTGGGCCCACATGTAGCTCAAAAAGCAGCGCATGTTGGCGAACTTCTGCCAGTCGTCGCCGGGCATTTTGGAAAGGAGCGCCCCCTTTCCGTGCGTCACCTCGTCGTGGGACATGGGCAGGATGAAGTTCTCGTGGAAGGCGTAGAGCATGGAGAAGGTCAGGTTGTTCTGGTGGTAGGCCCGAAACACCGGGTCCTTGGAGAAATACCCCAGGGTGTCGTTCATCCAGCCCATGTTCCACTTGAAGGAGAAGCCGAGGCCTCCCGCGTAGACCGGACGCGACACCCCGGGCCAGGCCGTGGACTCCTCTGCGGCCATGACAGCGCCGGGGTAGCGCTTGTGCACGATGGTGTTGAGCTCGCGCAGGAAGGCGATGGCCTCCAGGTTCTCCTTGCCGCCGTGGACGTTGGGCGTCCACTGGCCTTCCTCGCGGGAGTAGTCCAGGTAGAGCATGCTGGCCACGGCGTCGATGCGCAGGCCGTCCAGGTGGAACTCCTCCAGCCAGTACAGGGCGTTGGTCAGCAGGAAATTGCGTACCTCGTGGCGGGAGTAGTTGAAGACGAAGGTGCCCCAGTCGGGGTGTTCGCCCTGGCGGGGGTCGGCGTGCTCGTAGAGGGCGGTGCCGTCGAAGCGCCCCAATCCCCAGGCGTCCTTGGGGAAGTGTCCGGGAACCCAGTCCAGCAACACGGCGATGCCGGCCTGGTGGCAGCGGTCCACGAAGTATTTGAAGTCCTCGGGGGAGCCGAAGCGCGAAGTGGGGGCGAAGTAGTGGCCGGTCTGGTAGCCCCAGGATTCGTCCAGGGGATGTTCGGCCACGGGCATGAGCTGGATGTGGGTGAAGCCGAGGTTCGCCACGTAGGGGATGAGCTGGTCGGCCAGATCGTGGTAGGAGAGGAAGTCGCCGTAATAGGGGCCTTTCCAGCGCCAGGAGCCCAGGTGGACCTCGTAGACGCTCACGGGCTTGTCCAGGGGCAGGCCCTGCTCGGCCCGGTGGCGCATCCACCCGGCGTCGCCCCATTGGTATCCGCCCAAGCCCCAGGCCACTGCGGCGGTGCCGGGGCGCATCTCGGCGTAGAGGGCGTAGGGGTCGGTCTTGATGTGGACATGGCCGTCCCGGCCGCGCACGGCGAACTTGTAGAGCTGCCCGCGCTTAACGTCCGGAACGAATCCGGCCCAGATGCCGGAGACCCCCACCGGGTGCAGGTGGTCGGCGCCGAAATGCCAGCCGTTGCAGTCGCCGATCACGCAGACCGCGTCGGCGTTGGGAGCCCACACGGCGAAGCGGAAGCCCCCCTGGCCATCCATCTCGTGGGGATGGGCGCCGAGGATGCGGTAGATGTCCCAGTGCTCGCCCCGTCCGAAGAGGTAGAGGTCGAATGGGGGGATGTCGACGGGCGCGCTCAGGGGATGCTCCGGCGCGGGCTCAATTGGACTTCATGGCGATCTTGAGGCAGTCCTCGCGGAACATGCAGTCGCCCTGGTCGCAGTGCCCGGCGTCGGCCTTGGCGAAGCAGTCGAAATTGCCCTCGGTCATCTGGATCATCCTCACGGCGTCGACCTTGGTCATGTTGCCGATCTTGGCGCCCTTTTCCCTGGCCATCTGACGAATCTGCTGCATGTTCACGGTGTCCTCCCGGTGGTTTACACGTCGATGCCAAGCTCCCTGTATACTTCGAGATACCGGGCTGCGGAACGCTCCCAGGAGAAGTCCGCGAGCATGGCCCGGTGCATGATCCTCTTCCATTCGTCGGGGCGGTCGAAGACGTCCACCGCCTGCCGGATGCTGTCCAGGAACGACTCGCCCGTGGCTTCGGGGAAGGTGAAGCCGGTGGCCTCGGGGTGGGGATAGGGCACGATGGTGTCCGTGAGGCCGCCCAGGTTGGTGGCCACGGGCGGGGTGCCGAAGCGCAGGGCGTAGATCTGGGTGAGGCCGCAGGGCTCGTACCGCGAAGGCATGAGGAAGATGTCCGAGGCGGCCTGGATGCGGTGCGCCAGGTCCTCGGTGTAGCCGATGCGCACGGCGAGCCTGCCCGGATAGTTCTCCATGAGTTCCATGAGCTGGGCCTCGAACTCCAGGTTGCCCTCGCCCAGCACCACCACTCCCAGGTCCATCTTCATGAGCCTGGGCAGGATGTCGATGAGCAGGTCGATGCCCTTCTGCCTGCGCAGGCGGCCGATGAAGCCGAGCACGGGCCGGTCGCCGAGCCTGGGGTCCAGGTCCAGCTCGTCGAGCAGGCTTTCCTTGCAGTTGGCCTTCTTCTCGAAATCGTCGGGCGTGTAGGTGCAGGGCAGGTAGCGGTCGTTGCTGGGGTCCCAGACGTTGTAATCGGCCCCGTTCAGGATACCGCGCAGGTGGGCGCGCCGCTTGGAGAGGATGCCCTCCAGGCCGCAGCCGAACTCGGGGGTGAGTATCTCGCGGGCGTAGGTGGGGCTCACGGTGGTCACCAGATCGGAATAGGCGATGCCTGCCTTGAGCAGGTTGAAGTCGCCCCAGAACTCCACGCCGTCCATGCCCCAGGCCTCGGCGGGCAGGCCGCAATCATCGAAAAGCCTGGAGGCGAAGCGCCCCTGGAAGGCCAGGTTGTGGATGGTGAGCATGGTCTTGGTGTCGCGCCAAAAGGGATCGATGCGCCGCCAGAAGTGCATGTAGGCGGGCACGAGGCCGGCCTGCCAATCATGGACGTGGATCAACCTGGGGGCCACGTCCATGCGGCGGCTCCATTCCAGGCAGGCGCGGCAGAAGAAAATGAACCGCTCGCAGTTGTCGAAATAGTCGCCTTCGTGGGTGTTGTAGTAGAAGCGCCGGTCGAAGTATTCGCCGCGCTGGATGAAGTACACCGGCAGGCCGTGGTAGTCGGCCATGTAGATTTCGGCGGTGATGGGCGCCCAGGGGTAGCCCACCGGGCAGCGCGAGGACAGAAGGCGCAGCTTGAATTCGCCCGTGCTCAGGCGTCCGTAGAAGGGAGTTATCACGGCCACGTCCACGCCCATTCGGCGAAGCGTCAACGGCATCGCCCCCAGGACGTCGCCCAGGCCGCCCGTCTTGGAAAACGGGTATATTTCCGAGGCGATGAAGACAACCTTATGATGAAATGGCATCCGTCTCCCCATCCGGCCGATCATGGGCGCCTAGCACGAAACTGCGACGGCAGGCGTTACGATCAGGTGAAATGCCTTACTTATTCGTACTCCCGTAAACTCCGTTGAGGCGCGTGAAGCGGCGCGCGTAGTCGGCCAGGATCACCGCATGATCGAACACCAGCGGCTGCGGCAACCGGTCCAGCGGGAAGACGGCGGCGTTCACGGCGTCGTCCCCGGCCCCGAGGCGGGACATGTCCAGGGGCTGGGCGGTGAACACCACGCTCATGGTGTGCTTGCGCTCGTCGCGCTTGGGATCGGAATAGACTCCGTGCAGCCCGGTCAGTTCCACCGTAAGCCCAGTTTCCTCCAAGGCTTCGCGCACGGCCGCGTTCTCCACCGTCTCGCCGTAGTCCACGAACCCTCCGGGCAGCGCCCAGCCAAACGGCGTGTTGCGCCGCTCGATGAGCACCACCCGCCGCCCGGGGCAGGCGATGATGATGTCCACCGTGGGGGTGGGGTTGCGGAATGTCTGCAGCGGCTTGCCGCAGCATTCGCAGACGGGGGCGTCCTGTGTGTTTTCCATGTTCGGATATGGCGCATATCCCCCGTAAGCGAGAAAAGGAGCGCCATGACAAGGTGTTGGGGGGTTTACACCCTGGCTGGCCCAGTGCAAAGAGGCGACAGAATGAAATCTATACCTACATGCCCCCTCCCTGACAAGGTTATTCTCATTCATCACGGAGCATTGGGGGACTTCCTTTGTGCGTGGCCCCAGGCCCTGGCCGTGAGCCGAGCCTGGACCGGGGCCGAACTCGTTTTCTCGGGCGGGGGGGAAAAGATGCGCTGGCTTGCGCCGCTCGGATACGCCCCATGCCCGCCGGCGCTTGAACGGGCGCTCGAACGCTCCCTGGGGGCCCGGCGGTGGCCGGAGGAATTGGCGGGCTGGCGGATGCTGCGCTTCGCCATCAACCGCGCCCCGGCCCTGCCGCCCGGACCGCAGTGCAGCGTGCTCAAGGCCCTGCCTGGTCCGGACTCGCATCTGCATGTGCGCCGCGCCTACGAGCGCGCCCTGGCCGGGTTGGGCGTGCCCACGCCCGGGGGCTGGCTGGAGGAATTCCGGTGCCTGTTCGCCGGGGAGCGCGCCCCCGGGGACACCGTGCTGCTCTTCCCCGGCGCGGGCCATCCTCTCAAGCAGTGGCCCCTGGTTCAATTTTTTCAACTGGCCAAAGCCTTGGAGGAACGCGCGATCGAACCGGTGTTCGTGCTCGGCCCGGCAGAACTGGAGCGCGGCCTCATCCCGGAAGGCCACGCCTGGACGGCCCCCCAAAGCCTGGAGGAACTGGAGCGCTTGCTGCTTCAAGCCTTGGCCGTGGTGGGAGGCGACACCGGCCCCATGCACCTGGCAGGGATGCTCGGCGTGCCCGGGGTTTCGCTTTTCGGCCCCACCAGCTTCGCCCAATGGGGGCCGGTGGGCATGCGCGAGGCGAGCCTTGGCCTGCCCTGCTCGCCGTGCACGGCCACCTGCGCGGACCTGCGTTGCGACAGGCCGCGCTGCCTGGAGGACATCACGCCGGAGAGGGTGCTTGAGGAACTGGGGAGGGCTGTGGCTTCAACGCAAAATCGGCTTTCAAGGCCCTGGTTTCCTTGAAAGCCGACTTTGACAAAAGGAGGAAGGATAAATTCTATTTAGCAAGGACCGGACCAACGCGCCAAACCCCACCAGTATTATCGCAACATATTAAATATGTTTACATTATTTTTCAGTTCTCGCCTCATGCCCATCCCGAACCAGTAAAGATTCTTGAACGCGGGCTTCACCGCCCTGCCCCGGCTCCCGTTTCCGGTTAAAGAACTTTTACCATTGCCGCCCCTTTGGAGCTGTGCGTTTCTCGCTCATCACGCGAAAGACCGTTGACCTCGCCGACGAGGCCCCTCAGCCCTGCATTGCGACGGAGCGCCTCCTCTGGTGAGGATCAGCCCGAAGCAAAGGCGTTGGGAACAAGAAATGGGGGTGGCTAGAATGCAAAATCGGCTTTCAAGGCCCTGGTTTCCTTGAAAGCCGACTTTGACAAAAGGAGGAAGGATGAATTCTATTTAGCAAGGACCGGGCCAACGCGCGCGACAGCTCAATATTTTCTGCAATACACTGAAATAACAAATTTTATTCCTGATATGCACCGGCCGCAGCGCCCTACAAACCGTAAAAAAACTTGAACGCCCCGGCCTGCCCCCCGCCCCGGCCCCCATTGGCGGTAAAAAAACTTTTACGCCTCCTCCACCAGCCGGACCCCGGCCTGCACGAGCGTCTCCACCGGCACCGCCCCGGCCCGGTACATCACCGCTTCCCGGCCCTTCAAGGGGCGCAGCACCGTGGACGCCTGACCGCCTGCCGGAGACGGGTCGCCGGCCAGGACGTAATCCGCTCCCAGGCACACCGCCGGGCTCAAGTCGCCCAGGTCGTTCACGGCCGGGTCGCCGCTGACGTTGGCGCTGGTGGCCGCCAGGGGAGTCCCCACGGCCAGGCACAGCTGCCGCGCCTGCGGATGCGGCGTCAGGCGCACCGAAACGCAGCCCCGGGCGTCCAGAAGTTGCGGGGGAAGGTCCTTGCGCGCCGGAACGATGATGGAAAGAGAACCCGGCCAGAAGCGATCCATGAGCTCCCGGGCCAGGTCCAGCCCGGGCCAGCGTTCGGCATCCTCGTCCAGCACCTGCGCAAGCTGATCCATGTCGCCTATTATCACCGGCAGGGGCTTTGACCTGGGCCTGCCCTTGATGGCATTGACCCGTTCCAGGGCCTTGGCGCTTCCCACCGAGGCCCCCAGGGCGTAGAAGGTCTCCGTGGGGTAGACGATGCACCCGCCCCCCATGAGCGTCCTGGCCGCGCGGCCGAGCGCCGTTTCCGGGGCATCACCAACATTCTGGACCGTCATGACCGAACCCTCCCACGACTACCCGGGATTCTTCCCCGCTTTCGAACCGGACGCGCTGGCCCGGCTGGCCGGACCGCTGCCCACCTGGGCGCTCTCCACGGAAAGCTCCTGGCAACAATGGGGACTGGCCGAAGGGATAGTGCGCGGAGCCCCCGGGGATCAAGTCCTTATGTCGGCCGCAGCCGGACTTCTTTCCTGGGCCTGGCAGCAAAGGCCCCTCTCCGCGCCCACCCTGGCCCTCT
Protein-coding regions in this window:
- a CDS encoding NUDIX domain-containing protein, translated to MENTQDAPVCECCGKPLQTFRNPTPTVDIIIACPGRRVVLIERRNTPFGWALPGGFVDYGETVENAAVREALEETGLTVELTGLHGVYSDPKRDERKHTMSVVFTAQPLDMSRLGAGDDAVNAAVFPLDRLPQPLVFDHAVILADYARRFTRLNGVYGSTNK
- the carA gene encoding glutamine-hydrolyzing carbamoyl-phosphate synthase small subunit encodes the protein MKAFLALEDGTWFEGESFTGPGRAGGEVIFNTGMTGYQEVLTDPSYVGQMVCMTYPHIGNYGVNLDDVESDRIRVEAFIVKECCKEPSNWRAKETLPEYLRRHNVVGIEGIDTRALTRHLRLHGAQRGIIATDCKDPADLVKQARDLPPMEGLGLADAVTPKEPYIWDGKGPRTVTLNADGTYDWPGTGPRVVAFDCGIKWNILRLLVGVGLDLLVVPAFFTADQVKKINPESVFLSSGPGDPAALTDMVHATSLLLDSYPTAGICLGHQLLGLALGGKTYKLKFGHHGLNHPVKELATGHIEISSQNHGFCVDINTLKDVELTHVNLNDNTLEGFAHTKKPIIAIQYHPEAGPGPHDSRSFFGRYRDMLRRELGR
- a CDS encoding glycosyltransferase family 9 protein; the protein is MSRAWTGAELVFSGGGEKMRWLAPLGYAPCPPALERALERSLGARRWPEELAGWRMLRFAINRAPALPPGPQCSVLKALPGPDSHLHVRRAYERALAGLGVPTPGGWLEEFRCLFAGERAPGDTVLLFPGAGHPLKQWPLVQFFQLAKALEERAIEPVFVLGPAELERGLIPEGHAWTAPQSLEELERLLLQALAVVGGDTGPMHLAGMLGVPGVSLFGPTSFAQWGPVGMREASLGLPCSPCTATCADLRCDRPRCLEDITPERVLEELGRAVASTQNRLSRPWFP
- the pdxA gene encoding 4-hydroxythreonine-4-phosphate dehydrogenase PdxA — its product is MSQTILLTLGDPNGLGPELVCRWLAANPVISDSLVMIGPEAALEVHARRLGIGTPWKRLDDGLATGEGAGRRNEADAAPDQGRPGTGLDCLEPGMHLLEPAGLESFIPAPGQFSASGGLAAGLSLSLACDLLMNGQASGIVTCPLNKAGLQEAGFNFPGHTEFLAERASVGRDGVCMHLCGPKLRVSLVTTHPPLRLVPELVTREKVLRCLQLTVNHVRRLGLPGPVAVCGLNPHAGESGKIGDEEGRVIVPAMEQARSLGLEVAGPFPADTIFRRAYEGEFPAVLAMYHDQGLAPLKLVHFGEAVNVTLGLPFVRTSVDHGTGYDLVGRDTADMGSFLAALELGRRLIAAG
- the glgB gene encoding 1,4-alpha-glucan branching protein GlgB, with amino-acid sequence MEPAPEHPLSAPVDIPPFDLYLFGRGEHWDIYRILGAHPHEMDGQGGFRFAVWAPNADAVCVIGDCNGWHFGADHLHPVGVSGIWAGFVPDVKRGQLYKFAVRGRDGHVHIKTDPYALYAEMRPGTAAVAWGLGGYQWGDAGWMRHRAEQGLPLDKPVSVYEVHLGSWRWKGPYYGDFLSYHDLADQLIPYVANLGFTHIQLMPVAEHPLDESWGYQTGHYFAPTSRFGSPEDFKYFVDRCHQAGIAVLLDWVPGHFPKDAWGLGRFDGTALYEHADPRQGEHPDWGTFVFNYSRHEVRNFLLTNALYWLEEFHLDGLRIDAVASMLYLDYSREEGQWTPNVHGGKENLEAIAFLRELNTIVHKRYPGAVMAAEESTAWPGVSRPVYAGGLGFSFKWNMGWMNDTLGYFSKDPVFRAYHQNNLTFSMLYAFHENFILPMSHDEVTHGKGALLSKMPGDDWQKFANMRCFLSYMWAHPGKKLLFMGGEFGQWREWSSREPLDWALTEFPAHQGLARTLADLNALYRSEAALHELDNEWSGFEWIDLSDYQSSVISFLRKARDGSQLMCVYNFTPVVRGHYSLGSRHEGFWREVFNSDAMEYGGSGAGNAGGVHARKAEIGLWPYFVELTLPPLGAVFLKAE
- a CDS encoding FAD-binding protein; translated protein: MTAAVTSSIEADVLILGAGLAGLRAALSCLEASPSLRLAVASPSSGPSGSSFANVNDALGMHACLTDQDREDYVREVLALNRGAWLSPELLAVQAEESEARLRDLMALGVPFTRDASGKPLAHSSCFSPGSRRAFVFTGLSKAYECFTTRLRALGCRFLHGFQAASVLSDPARGALLMPCGAVESGHASARAECGGPPRPGQHGPILVRARAVVAAMGGPARLFAHSMAGPNPGFGQGVLARTGARMANLGFLQYMWGTLPGKTFWQPGVLGAGGYHLASPGSPENPPVPPVPVEELIPGIGELSARRAGHCPYGYSLEDSAIDLALAEGLDSAGVATLLAPDGTPLRVAPMAHASNGGAVIDEHGQTSVPGILACGECATGMHGANRVGGGMVLATQVFGHRAGVRAALIAENSCTEDSGTARCAELPADEDERREGLDWLARGLSRYAALGGRPGHAAFTAQVRRQLEQARDWRVSLSLETGLGILSNLPVA
- the glgA gene encoding glycogen synthase GlgA, giving the protein MPFHHKVVFIASEIYPFSKTGGLGDVLGAMPLTLRRMGVDVAVITPFYGRLSTGEFKLRLLSSRCPVGYPWAPITAEIYMADYHGLPVYFIQRGEYFDRRFYYNTHEGDYFDNCERFIFFCRACLEWSRRMDVAPRLIHVHDWQAGLVPAYMHFWRRIDPFWRDTKTMLTIHNLAFQGRFASRLFDDCGLPAEAWGMDGVEFWGDFNLLKAGIAYSDLVTTVSPTYAREILTPEFGCGLEGILSKRRAHLRGILNGADYNVWDPSNDRYLPCTYTPDDFEKKANCKESLLDELDLDPRLGDRPVLGFIGRLRRQKGIDLLIDILPRLMKMDLGVVVLGEGNLEFEAQLMELMENYPGRLAVRIGYTEDLAHRIQAASDIFLMPSRYEPCGLTQIYALRFGTPPVATNLGGLTDTIVPYPHPEATGFTFPEATGESFLDSIRQAVDVFDRPDEWKRIMHRAMLADFSWERSAARYLEVYRELGIDV